A genomic window from Streptomyces broussonetiae includes:
- a CDS encoding ATP-grasp domain-containing protein, with product MTTNTPTLVLVYQRTSLPWVFESAQRAGIGLVLIPRPDEAVSEDRLPPAVVDVLRLDIEADPAGALDALRRRHEENAFQGIATLYDPAVPFVAEAAELLGLPGIGRDAALGAQDKRVMRERLAAAGLHVPGFVRLDDTDDWTKAAHLAFPVVVKPAHGFSSLGVTKAESPQSLRSVVDEVRETCRSKLGRVDGLVVEEYLDGPEFAVESLAHAGDVQILTIGYKGDPQGPHFEEGVYRAPARLPEAVQEDIRREVTAAHKALGITDGPTHTELRLRGGVTPYLLEMGARIGGSGVSQYIASRVTGIDFAAQALRIAVGIAPESLSAGPLPTAVAAAANYIVPCGGSGRITAIHGLDELRDDPRVDHVVQMLFPGDVVRPYPDFTGYPAFVLSRHANTAEAEEFHQFLERAIRIDYAADDTDHRDEEQQA from the coding sequence ATGACCACGAACACCCCCACCCTGGTACTGGTCTACCAACGCACCTCGCTCCCCTGGGTCTTCGAGAGCGCACAGCGGGCCGGGATCGGCCTCGTACTGATTCCCCGGCCCGACGAAGCCGTGTCCGAGGACCGGTTGCCGCCCGCCGTCGTGGACGTGCTGCGCCTGGACATCGAAGCCGACCCGGCCGGCGCGCTGGACGCCCTGCGGCGACGGCACGAGGAGAACGCCTTCCAGGGCATCGCCACGCTCTACGACCCTGCCGTGCCGTTCGTCGCCGAGGCCGCCGAACTGCTCGGACTGCCCGGTATCGGCCGCGACGCGGCGCTCGGCGCGCAGGACAAGCGCGTCATGAGGGAGCGTCTGGCGGCGGCGGGGCTCCATGTGCCCGGTTTCGTCCGGCTGGACGACACGGACGACTGGACGAAGGCGGCCCACCTGGCCTTCCCCGTCGTGGTGAAGCCTGCACATGGCTTCTCCAGCCTCGGCGTCACCAAGGCCGAGTCCCCGCAGAGCCTGCGCAGCGTCGTGGACGAGGTCAGGGAAACCTGCCGCAGCAAGCTCGGCCGAGTGGACGGCCTGGTCGTCGAGGAGTACCTGGACGGTCCCGAGTTCGCCGTCGAGTCCCTCGCGCACGCCGGTGACGTGCAGATCCTGACCATCGGCTACAAGGGCGACCCCCAGGGACCGCACTTCGAGGAGGGTGTCTACCGCGCGCCCGCCCGCCTGCCCGAGGCCGTTCAGGAGGACATCCGGCGTGAGGTGACCGCCGCGCACAAGGCCCTAGGCATCACGGACGGGCCCACCCACACGGAACTGCGGCTGCGCGGCGGAGTGACGCCGTATCTGCTGGAGATGGGAGCCAGGATCGGAGGCTCCGGGGTGTCCCAGTACATCGCCTCCCGGGTGACCGGCATCGACTTCGCGGCGCAGGCACTCAGGATCGCCGTCGGCATCGCGCCCGAGTCCCTGAGCGCCGGCCCACTGCCCACGGCTGTGGCAGCCGCGGCCAACTACATCGTTCCCTGCGGCGGGTCCGGCCGGATCACCGCGATCCACGGCCTGGACGAGCTGCGTGACGACCCGAGGGTCGACCACGTCGTGCAGATGCTCTTTCCCGGCGATGTCGTACGGCCCTACCCGGACTTCACCGGCTATCCGGCGTTCGTGCTGTCCCGGCACGCCAACACCGCCGAGGCCGAGGAGTTCCACCAGTTCCTGGAACGGGCCATTCGCATCGACTACGCCGCCGACGACACCGACCACCGCGACGAGGAGCAGCAGGCATGA
- a CDS encoding DMT family transporter → MVTDTSPHARGGGPLVVPALSVLMVALLAVGWLLAGHLVDGAPPLAVAAGRTTASFVVITVVALLYPRSRSEVRVATARGGSVALLAFLGFFAYYSGTLLGTGFIGASRVGLIVSLLPCITFVIGVVAFREPSTRRKVLGTVLAVVAACGYALADASAGDGAGSGAGSGALVSGGLLALGGTFTYAVYGYVYRRRMPDLTPVAALPAITGAGTVMLGLTVVLFVPLGGVSAADWGGIAILGAVLTAPVFLISHELILRKGPLFTSALALVVPFLVRLGEWALGREAAPGPLVLLLLLLCAGGVWLTIGGARPAERAPAQVHTRPGTEVHTRQGTS, encoded by the coding sequence ATGGTGACGGACACATCCCCGCACGCCCGCGGGGGCGGGCCTCTGGTGGTGCCCGCCCTGTCGGTGCTGATGGTCGCCCTGCTGGCCGTCGGCTGGCTGCTGGCCGGCCATCTGGTCGACGGCGCTCCCCCCTTGGCGGTGGCGGCGGGGCGGACCACGGCCAGCTTCGTCGTCATCACGGTCGTCGCCCTGCTGTACCCGCGGTCGCGGTCCGAGGTCCGGGTCGCGACCGCCCGCGGCGGGAGTGTGGCGCTGCTGGCCTTCCTCGGCTTCTTCGCCTACTACTCCGGGACACTGCTCGGAACCGGCTTCATCGGAGCCTCCCGGGTCGGCCTGATCGTTTCCCTGCTGCCCTGCATCACCTTTGTGATCGGAGTCGTCGCGTTCCGCGAGCCCTCCACGCGTCGCAAGGTGCTGGGCACGGTGCTGGCCGTGGTGGCGGCCTGCGGGTACGCGCTGGCCGACGCCTCCGCGGGCGACGGCGCGGGCTCCGGAGCCGGCTCGGGCGCCCTGGTGAGCGGAGGGCTGCTGGCCCTCGGCGGCACGTTCACCTACGCGGTGTACGGCTATGTCTACCGGCGGCGGATGCCGGACCTCACGCCGGTCGCGGCCCTGCCCGCCATCACCGGAGCGGGCACGGTCATGCTCGGGCTGACGGTCGTCCTGTTCGTCCCGCTCGGCGGTGTCTCCGCGGCCGACTGGGGCGGCATCGCAATCCTCGGTGCGGTCCTCACCGCTCCGGTCTTCCTCATCTCGCACGAACTCATCCTGCGCAAGGGGCCGTTGTTCACCTCTGCGCTGGCACTCGTCGTGCCGTTCCTGGTGCGACTGGGAGAGTGGGCCCTGGGCCGGGAGGCCGCGCCCGGACCGCTCGTGCTCCTGCTGCTCCTGCTCTGCGCGGGCGGAGTGTGGCTCACCATCGGCGGCGCCCGGCCTGCCGAGCGGGCCCCGGCACAGGTACACACCCGGCCGGGAACCGAGGTTCACACCAGACAAGGAACATCGTGA
- a CDS encoding DUF6421 family protein: MTTAFATAPVPAHLLAEAGELAGSLIPKVDRFRGRQADDGTVPGATEEDRVLLGRIRDEACAWYERQGWGGQATALAADIDGWLAAGLDTRPHFARSRDALQVPADGSAVFFLAPLQSTNSAPPVGRRLDCFFALRKEPAALPELAASYPHPKNNCQSLILITGSAGFRQGNCLVFFPENVAAHDKITEQPYAMFFYNKMRKIHETYALPGAAAVLTPESLPRASTGLDADVCFEARAIWGYLHDSMHYQGLWPFDEHISLKMNWFVGLLEEIKVDAKTVLACADSGVVPFAAEQIDMILLERVFRYPQADDATRNFDSGTGVFLYSWLREHGALAGSPADGGLLRFDRAKALDALRDFVATVEKLEADVTNDDEYRTAARELVRRHLPAPAPAPAGAPRQRYVFTEDQQALLRAKQGLDRMPALEFERAEW; the protein is encoded by the coding sequence GTGACCACGGCCTTCGCCACCGCTCCCGTCCCCGCCCACCTGCTGGCCGAAGCCGGCGAACTGGCCGGGTCCCTCATCCCCAAGGTCGACCGGTTCCGCGGGCGTCAGGCGGACGACGGCACCGTCCCCGGCGCGACCGAGGAGGACCGGGTTCTGCTCGGCCGGATCCGTGACGAGGCGTGTGCCTGGTACGAGCGGCAGGGATGGGGCGGCCAGGCGACCGCGCTGGCCGCGGACATCGACGGCTGGCTCGCGGCCGGCCTCGACACCCGGCCGCACTTCGCACGCTCGCGAGACGCCCTGCAGGTGCCGGCCGACGGCTCCGCCGTCTTCTTCCTCGCACCGCTCCAGAGCACCAACAGCGCGCCGCCCGTGGGCAGGCGACTGGACTGCTTCTTCGCCCTGCGCAAGGAACCGGCCGCGCTGCCGGAGCTGGCCGCCTCCTATCCGCACCCCAAGAACAACTGCCAGTCGCTGATCCTGATCACCGGCAGCGCCGGGTTCAGGCAGGGCAACTGCCTGGTGTTCTTCCCGGAGAACGTGGCCGCTCACGACAAGATCACCGAGCAGCCGTACGCCATGTTCTTCTACAACAAGATGCGGAAGATCCACGAGACCTACGCCCTTCCCGGAGCCGCGGCCGTCCTGACCCCGGAGTCGCTGCCCCGGGCGTCCACGGGCCTGGACGCGGACGTGTGCTTCGAAGCGCGCGCCATCTGGGGCTATCTGCACGACTCGATGCACTACCAGGGACTCTGGCCGTTCGACGAGCACATCTCGCTGAAGATGAACTGGTTCGTCGGCCTGCTGGAGGAGATCAAGGTCGACGCCAAGACCGTACTCGCCTGCGCGGACAGCGGTGTCGTCCCGTTCGCCGCGGAGCAGATCGACATGATCCTGCTGGAGCGGGTCTTCCGCTATCCGCAGGCGGACGACGCCACCCGCAACTTCGACTCGGGCACCGGGGTCTTCCTCTACTCCTGGCTGCGCGAGCACGGTGCGCTGGCCGGTTCCCCGGCCGACGGCGGCCTGCTGCGCTTCGACCGGGCCAAGGCCCTCGACGCCCTGCGGGATTTCGTCGCCACGGTCGAAAAGCTGGAGGCGGACGTCACGAACGACGACGAGTACCGCACGGCGGCCAGGGAACTGGTCCGCCGTCACCTCCCCGCTCCCGCTCCCGCTCCCGCCGGAGCTCCACGGCAGCGGTACGTCTTCACCGAGGACCAGCAGGCCCTGCTGCGGGCCAAGCAGGGGCTGGACCGGATGCCCGCATTGGAGTTCGAGCGGGCCGAATGGTGA
- a CDS encoding bacilysin biosynthesis protein BacA, with protein MRHAMNGPDRVRHLHTLGPDGTNLQAASHEWLRRRGIEGTVELHSSIESALEAVPDDGQHALVACAVYPALHTLVFGNLHRLHMVDSFIMPTHNMVLATKGVAVPATVASHPAPTGLVPAGTEIREVLSNSQAAIECAEGRVEGCITTIVAAQNHNLRVVRDFGAVPMVFTVHQVLAVGVEDKQLVAAGAAL; from the coding sequence ATGAGGCATGCAATGAATGGGCCGGACCGCGTCCGGCACCTGCACACGCTCGGCCCCGACGGCACCAATCTGCAGGCCGCGTCCCACGAATGGCTGCGCCGGCGCGGCATCGAGGGGACGGTGGAGCTGCACTCTTCCATCGAGTCCGCGCTCGAGGCCGTTCCGGACGACGGACAGCATGCGCTGGTCGCCTGCGCGGTCTATCCGGCGCTGCACACCCTGGTGTTCGGCAACCTGCACCGCCTGCACATGGTCGACAGCTTCATCATGCCGACGCACAACATGGTGCTCGCCACCAAGGGTGTCGCCGTGCCCGCCACCGTCGCTTCGCACCCGGCGCCCACGGGGCTCGTGCCCGCCGGGACGGAGATCCGGGAGGTGCTCAGCAACTCCCAGGCGGCCATCGAGTGTGCCGAGGGGCGCGTCGAGGGCTGTATCACCACCATCGTCGCGGCCCAGAACCACAACCTGCGTGTCGTACGGGACTTCGGCGCCGTACCCATGGTGTTCACGGTGCATCAGGTTCTGGCGGTCGGCGTCGAGGACAAGCAGCTCGTGGCGGCGGGAGCAGCCCTGTGA
- a CDS encoding SDR family NAD(P)-dependent oxidoreductase, with translation MSDTETPRTSGPTTTAAEVIDGVDLHGRRAVVTGAGSGIGVETARTLAAAGADVTLAVRNTEAGARVAAQLEERLPFGAGKLTVARLDLADRSTVAAFVAEWHGPLHILVGNAGVMALPELTRTSDGREMQFAVNHLGHFALAVGLRPALAAANGARIVSVSSIGHLFSPVVFDDLDYRFRPYDPWTSYGQSKTANVLFAVGAAERWADDGISANALMPGNIADTALARHVAPQAVTDFIASGELALPPQKTVPQGAATSVLLAASPTVEGITGRYFEDCAQAEPVTERAGAVAGVAPYALDRENAARLWAVSEALVGSHSTPRA, from the coding sequence ATGTCCGACACTGAGACGCCCCGCACGTCCGGGCCGACCACAACCGCCGCCGAGGTGATCGACGGTGTGGACCTGCACGGCCGCCGGGCCGTGGTCACCGGAGCCGGCTCCGGTATCGGGGTGGAGACCGCCCGGACGCTCGCAGCGGCGGGCGCCGACGTCACCCTGGCCGTACGCAACACCGAAGCGGGCGCCCGTGTGGCGGCGCAGCTGGAGGAACGACTCCCCTTCGGTGCGGGCAAGTTGACGGTGGCGCGGCTCGACCTGGCCGACCGTTCGACGGTGGCGGCGTTCGTGGCCGAGTGGCACGGCCCGTTGCACATACTGGTCGGTAACGCCGGGGTGATGGCCCTGCCGGAACTCACCCGCACATCCGACGGCCGCGAGATGCAGTTCGCCGTCAACCACCTCGGTCACTTCGCCCTCGCTGTCGGCCTGCGCCCGGCTCTCGCGGCGGCGAACGGTGCGCGGATCGTCTCGGTGAGTTCCATCGGCCACCTCTTCTCGCCGGTCGTCTTCGACGACCTCGACTACCGCTTCCGCCCCTACGACCCGTGGACCTCCTACGGGCAGTCGAAGACCGCCAACGTCCTGTTCGCCGTGGGTGCCGCCGAGCGATGGGCCGACGACGGCATCAGCGCCAACGCGCTGATGCCGGGCAACATCGCCGACACGGCCCTGGCCCGGCACGTGGCCCCGCAGGCGGTGACCGACTTCATCGCCTCGGGTGAACTCGCGCTGCCGCCGCAGAAGACGGTGCCGCAGGGCGCCGCGACCTCGGTGCTGCTGGCCGCCTCACCGACCGTGGAAGGCATCACCGGCCGCTATTTCGAGGACTGTGCGCAGGCGGAGCCGGTCACCGAGCGGGCCGGTGCCGTCGCCGGCGTCGCGCCGTACGCCCTGGATCGGGAGAACGCGGCGCGGTTGTGGGCCGTGTCCGAGGCTCTCGTCGGTTCGCACTCCACGCCCCGGGCCTGA